One region of Natronobacterium texcoconense genomic DNA includes:
- a CDS encoding HTH domain-containing protein, which yields MNRTQFSPTSVELWIRSFSPVSTGPTQERALEHVAVLEEHTAIDAAVHVWGTEIERNATRPLRIPQLERIERRLESFEDWARDVERQLEPFFRRRRVESTITDETHEVWRPPTVALAEFDGEKLCHVAPCRDGERTIDVFDRLEALAADTNTVLRFDGDRRTETDPDAGSNAAISDQPSRRTRSLDGQLESSPGPE from the coding sequence GTGAATCGCACCCAATTCAGTCCAACGAGCGTCGAGCTGTGGATCCGTTCGTTTTCCCCGGTTTCGACCGGCCCGACCCAGGAGCGCGCACTCGAGCACGTCGCCGTACTCGAAGAGCACACGGCGATAGACGCCGCAGTCCACGTCTGGGGAACGGAGATCGAGCGAAACGCGACCCGTCCCCTCCGGATTCCACAGCTCGAGCGCATCGAACGACGACTCGAGTCGTTCGAGGACTGGGCGCGAGACGTCGAACGGCAGCTCGAACCGTTTTTCCGCCGCCGTCGCGTCGAATCGACGATCACGGACGAGACACACGAAGTCTGGCGACCACCGACGGTCGCGCTTGCGGAGTTCGACGGCGAGAAGTTGTGCCACGTCGCTCCCTGTCGCGACGGAGAGCGAACGATCGACGTGTTCGACCGACTCGAGGCGCTTGCAGCCGATACGAACACGGTACTGCGATTCGACGGCGACCGTCGAACGGAAACTGATCCGGATGCGGGATCGAACGCAGCGATCTCCGACCAGCCGTCTCGTCGGACCAGGTCACTCGACGGCCAACTGGAGTCGTCGCCTGGTCCCGAGTGA
- the bioD gene encoding dethiobiotin synthase: MSSRFDPGAGVFVAGTGTGVGKTVVTAGLTGWLRSEGIDAHAIKPAQTGAPDDDDARTVANVCGDPTASTCLRRLEPPLAPRVAASVAGESLSYDEITAACRSVAANEEVAIVEGIGGVRVPLADDRDVLDLATDLGFPVIVVARSGLGTLNHTALTVAALEDRGLLVDGIVLNEYDGATLAERTNPSELERMTGTQVATVPPLDVDDGNAVVDGIRENVPSSMLSVGFE; encoded by the coding sequence GTGAGCAGTCGGTTCGATCCTGGGGCCGGTGTCTTCGTCGCTGGTACCGGAACCGGCGTCGGCAAGACCGTCGTCACCGCCGGATTGACGGGCTGGCTTCGAAGCGAGGGTATCGATGCACACGCTATCAAGCCGGCACAGACGGGTGCACCGGACGACGACGACGCGCGCACGGTCGCAAACGTCTGTGGTGATCCGACTGCATCGACGTGTCTCCGGCGGCTGGAGCCACCGCTTGCACCTCGAGTTGCGGCGTCAGTAGCGGGTGAATCGCTCTCCTACGACGAAATCACGGCTGCGTGTCGCTCGGTCGCCGCGAACGAGGAAGTTGCGATCGTCGAGGGAATCGGCGGCGTTCGGGTACCTCTCGCCGATGACCGTGACGTACTGGATCTCGCCACCGACCTCGGTTTTCCCGTCATCGTCGTCGCCCGTTCGGGGCTCGGAACGCTGAACCACACCGCCCTGACGGTGGCTGCACTCGAGGATCGCGGTCTGTTGGTCGACGGGATCGTTCTCAACGAGTACGACGGAGCGACGCTGGCCGAGCGGACGAACCCTTCGGAACTGGAGCGGATGACGGGGACGCAGGTCGCGACGGTACCGCCGCTTGACGTTGACGACGGCAACGCGGTCGTCGACGGGATCAGGGAGAACGTTCCGTCGTCGATGCTGTCGGTTGGTTTCGAGTAG
- a CDS encoding DUF2196 domain-containing protein, whose protein sequence is MSNERPTAEELRQGITVEIVQGDQDVQSEDREPIVGEVATIYEDDPHGPEVELKNGTVGHVKSVVHDE, encoded by the coding sequence ATGTCGAACGAACGACCGACCGCGGAAGAACTTCGCCAGGGGATCACCGTCGAGATCGTTCAGGGCGATCAGGACGTCCAGTCCGAGGACCGCGAACCGATCGTCGGCGAGGTCGCGACGATCTACGAGGACGACCCTCACGGTCCGGAGGTCGAACTGAAAAACGGCACCGTCGGCCACGTGAAATCGGTCGTCCACGACGAATAA
- a CDS encoding aminotransferase class I/II-fold pyridoxal phosphate-dependent enzyme, with amino-acid sequence MSEHGFDLRQRLETRETNDLRRTLEPAEAVDPRTRFAPDPRGGSVDFDDEKLVFASNNYLGLARDSRVQRAAERATRSVGTGAGASRLVTGDTHLHRALERDIAECKRTERALVFPSGYAANVGTIASLEPDRIFSDALNHASIIDGCRLTDAETVVYDHCDPDDLAAKCESAAAEADPDEQWLVVTDTVFSMDGDVAPLESLCAIAETYGAWLMVDEAHATGLFDDGGGVVQREGLSDRVDVQMGTLSKALASQGGYVAGSDALVEYLLNDARSFVYSTGLAPPAVGAAREALRIAREDDRRNDLWETVEILRDGLEAMGYEVLGSSQILPVLIGERDLAIELAERVREHGIVAPPIRPPTVPEGTSRIRIAPMATHDRDDVDACLEAFEDAGRSVGVLSR; translated from the coding sequence ATGAGTGAACACGGATTCGATCTCCGGCAGCGACTCGAAACGCGCGAGACGAACGATCTGCGCCGCACCCTCGAGCCAGCCGAGGCGGTCGACCCACGGACGCGGTTTGCACCCGATCCTCGCGGTGGGAGCGTCGATTTCGACGACGAGAAACTCGTCTTCGCCTCGAACAACTACCTCGGGCTGGCGAGGGATTCACGCGTCCAACGTGCCGCAGAACGAGCCACGCGAAGCGTCGGTACCGGTGCTGGAGCCAGCAGACTCGTAACCGGAGACACCCACCTGCATCGCGCGCTAGAACGCGACATTGCGGAGTGCAAGCGCACGGAACGGGCGCTCGTCTTTCCGTCCGGCTACGCCGCCAACGTCGGGACGATCGCTTCCCTCGAGCCCGATCGCATCTTTTCGGACGCACTCAATCACGCCAGTATCATCGACGGCTGTCGGCTTACGGACGCGGAGACGGTCGTCTACGATCACTGTGATCCCGACGACCTCGCCGCGAAGTGTGAATCGGCTGCCGCCGAGGCTGATCCTGACGAACAATGGCTCGTCGTCACCGATACGGTGTTCAGCATGGACGGAGACGTCGCGCCGCTCGAGTCGCTCTGTGCGATCGCAGAAACGTATGGAGCGTGGCTCATGGTCGACGAGGCTCACGCTACCGGCCTGTTCGACGACGGTGGTGGTGTCGTCCAGCGGGAGGGATTGAGCGACCGCGTCGACGTCCAAATGGGCACGCTCTCGAAGGCGCTTGCCAGCCAGGGTGGGTACGTCGCCGGAAGCGACGCTCTCGTGGAGTATCTCCTCAACGACGCACGTTCGTTCGTCTACTCCACCGGACTCGCCCCGCCAGCCGTCGGTGCGGCCCGCGAAGCGTTACGGATCGCTCGCGAAGACGACCGACGAAACGACCTCTGGGAGACGGTCGAAATCCTCCGTGACGGTCTCGAGGCGATGGGATACGAGGTACTCGGGAGTTCACAGATCCTTCCGGTCTTGATTGGAGAACGCGACTTGGCGATCGAACTCGCCGAACGCGTCCGCGAGCATGGCATCGTTGCGCCACCGATCCGGCCGCCGACCGTTCCCGAAGGAACCAGCAGAATTCGCATCGCGCCGATGGCAACCCACGACCGAGACGATGTCGACGCCTGCCTCGAGGCGTTCGAGGATGCCGGCCGATCAGTCGGGGTGTTGTCACGGTGA
- a CDS encoding Gfo/Idh/MocA family oxidoreductase produces the protein MTDITFAVLGTGGIGRRTLEVSQHTDGLVPVAACDRNGIAVDHDGLDVDELLEATEGNIAGDGRGETGSSDAATDGGVAASSGVKQTGDDAGIVASAQGEPTETPIDDVIAESDAIDAVLIALPNLEHDFIPRVADRFVEADYSGVLVDVLKRSRVIGMLDEREEAFEDAGITFVCGAGATPGFLTGTAALAAQSFVEVQEVDIWWGVGLKSGYEDNRGTVREDIAHLDGYDIETARSLSETEIEEIIDEHDGVLEFQDMEHADDVLLERAGVCDADDVTVGGVLDVRSDEKPTTTTVSVTGTTFDGETATNTFQLDDDTSMAANVNGPALGYMKAGVMRHRVGDDGVYGPTELLPRF, from the coding sequence CGCTCGAGGTCAGCCAGCACACTGACGGTCTCGTGCCGGTCGCAGCCTGCGACCGGAACGGGATCGCCGTCGATCACGACGGTCTCGACGTCGACGAACTACTCGAGGCGACGGAAGGAAATATCGCGGGCGACGGGCGCGGGGAGACTGGTAGCTCGGATGCGGCGACCGATGGCGGCGTCGCAGCGAGCAGCGGCGTCAAACAGACTGGAGACGACGCGGGCATCGTCGCATCGGCACAGGGCGAGCCGACCGAGACGCCGATCGACGACGTGATCGCCGAATCCGACGCCATCGATGCCGTCCTCATCGCGCTGCCGAATCTCGAGCACGACTTCATTCCTCGCGTCGCCGACCGCTTTGTCGAGGCCGATTATTCCGGTGTGCTCGTGGACGTGCTCAAACGTTCGCGAGTCATCGGCATGCTGGACGAGCGGGAGGAGGCGTTCGAGGATGCTGGCATTACGTTCGTATGTGGTGCCGGTGCGACGCCCGGTTTCCTGACGGGTACAGCGGCGCTCGCTGCCCAATCGTTTGTGGAGGTACAGGAGGTAGACATCTGGTGGGGTGTCGGCCTCAAGTCCGGCTACGAGGACAACCGTGGGACGGTCCGCGAGGACATCGCTCATCTCGACGGCTACGATATCGAAACTGCTCGATCCCTGAGTGAAACGGAAATCGAGGAGATAATCGACGAACACGACGGCGTACTGGAGTTTCAGGATATGGAGCACGCTGACGACGTCCTGCTCGAACGCGCAGGCGTCTGTGACGCCGACGACGTCACCGTCGGCGGAGTGCTCGACGTCCGTTCGGACGAGAAACCGACTACGACGACCGTCAGCGTGACAGGGACGACGTTCGATGGCGAGACGGCGACCAATACGTTCCAACTCGACGACGACACGAGCATGGCGGCCAACGTGAACGGTCCTGCACTGGGCTACATGAAAGCGGGCGTAATGCGTCACCGCGTCGGCGACGACGGCGTTTACGGTCCCACCGAGCTGCTGCCACGGTTCTGA
- a CDS encoding phytoene/squalene synthase family protein, with translation MKREHVDEGKAIQKRTGKTFYLATRFLPERVRHATHVLYAFFRIADEVVDDADGVSPADQRAELESLRAQALGETEPEDPVLEAFQELKSRYDITDEEVNEFVDAMATDITRSRYDTYADLESYMRGSAASVGVMMTAIMEPEMEETALPHAVKLGEAFQLTNFLRDVREDVLERDRIYLPQETLREYGVDSEEIENLEYSEAFARAMKAELERAEELYREGVAGIRYLPEDCQLPVLLAAVLYAEHHALIRDQEYDVLSAEPSLSTSRKLWCLAKTRWHWHWNRDPEAVFQRVSAVPAAEREWPGLESGEGVPTR, from the coding sequence ATGAAACGGGAACACGTAGACGAAGGGAAGGCGATCCAGAAGCGTACCGGAAAGACGTTCTACCTCGCGACCAGGTTCCTTCCGGAGCGAGTCCGTCACGCCACGCACGTCCTCTATGCGTTCTTCCGGATCGCCGACGAGGTCGTCGACGACGCAGACGGCGTCTCGCCGGCGGACCAGCGGGCCGAACTCGAGTCGCTCCGCGCCCAGGCACTCGGCGAAACCGAACCCGAGGACCCCGTCCTCGAGGCGTTCCAGGAGCTGAAATCGCGGTACGACATCACCGACGAGGAGGTAAACGAGTTCGTCGACGCGATGGCGACCGACATCACCCGGAGTCGGTACGATACCTACGCCGACCTCGAGTCGTACATGCGCGGGTCGGCCGCGTCGGTCGGCGTCATGATGACCGCGATCATGGAACCCGAGATGGAGGAGACGGCGCTTCCCCACGCGGTCAAACTCGGCGAGGCCTTCCAGCTGACGAACTTCCTGCGCGACGTCCGGGAGGACGTCCTCGAGCGCGACCGGATCTACCTCCCACAGGAGACGCTTCGTGAGTACGGCGTCGACAGCGAGGAAATCGAGAACCTCGAGTATTCGGAGGCGTTCGCACGGGCGATGAAGGCCGAACTCGAGCGCGCCGAGGAACTCTACCGGGAAGGCGTCGCGGGCATCCGGTATCTCCCCGAGGACTGCCAGCTGCCCGTGCTCCTGGCGGCGGTGCTGTACGCCGAACACCACGCGCTCATCCGCGACCAGGAGTACGACGTTCTCTCTGCGGAGCCGTCGCTGTCGACCTCCCGAAAACTGTGGTGTCTCGCGAAGACTCGCTGGCACTGGCACTGGAACCGCGACCCCGAAGCGGTGTTCCAGCGAGTCTCGGCGGTGCCGGCAGCCGAACGCGAGTGGCCCGGCCTCGAGTCCGGTGAAGGAGTGCCGACGCGATAG
- a CDS encoding bacterio-opsin activator domain-containing protein — protein sequence MVTRDALAEAALDTLPITVAILDGDGEILLTNQSWKEFAPDLDVDHVGVNYVATARMADDDYARRAVEGLEAVLEGDRDTFAMEYPCHTPSEKQWFLMRASRFAVDGDVRVSVVHLEITERKLAEIEADEAVERLREEQRNLEHVLERVDGLVRDVTDAAVGAASRDEIERQVCRRLAATDPYVLAWIGRVDVTTRRISPREWAGRDDVPLENDELVLASDESHPAVSALEAGESRVIQNVADFEDADRWWPTGADEWLQSVAAIPIEYGDVTYGVLVLFADEADAFDDRELLVLESLAGTVSTAMNAIETRQMLTTETVVELQVEIEDPSLFVKALANDLEAAVTYRGLTYDRDGTALVFFYVDRTDSVADAAVSLDGIESATVLSEYDDGTLLELSVSDDVVVAIADHGGVVQRFDAEPNGRTVDVALQLPNSQSTRSIYDLLEQRYDRVELLSYHESDQPTRTPRDVLAELDSELTDRQQMTLQKAFYAGYFEWPRTVSGEELAESMGVSRSTFHQHLRTAQGKLLAELFAADPTSEG from the coding sequence ATGGTCACTCGGGACGCACTCGCTGAGGCGGCCCTCGATACACTGCCGATTACGGTCGCCATCCTCGACGGCGACGGCGAAATCTTGCTGACGAACCAATCGTGGAAGGAGTTCGCTCCGGACCTCGACGTCGACCACGTCGGCGTCAACTACGTCGCGACTGCACGGATGGCCGACGACGACTACGCTCGACGAGCGGTCGAAGGGCTCGAGGCCGTCCTCGAGGGTGACCGCGACACGTTCGCGATGGAGTACCCCTGTCACACCCCCTCCGAGAAACAGTGGTTCCTGATGCGAGCGAGTCGGTTCGCCGTCGACGGGGACGTCCGGGTGTCCGTCGTCCACCTCGAGATCACCGAGCGAAAGTTGGCCGAGATAGAGGCCGACGAAGCAGTAGAGCGCCTTCGTGAGGAACAGCGGAACCTCGAGCACGTGCTCGAACGAGTCGACGGACTCGTCCGTGACGTGACCGACGCCGCCGTCGGCGCGGCGAGTCGCGACGAGATCGAACGGCAGGTCTGTCGACGACTCGCAGCGACCGACCCCTATGTCCTCGCCTGGATCGGCCGGGTCGACGTCACGACCCGCCGAATCTCGCCCCGCGAGTGGGCCGGACGGGACGACGTGCCGCTGGAAAACGACGAACTCGTCCTCGCCTCGGACGAGAGTCACCCCGCCGTCAGCGCGCTCGAGGCGGGCGAATCCCGTGTTATTCAGAACGTTGCTGACTTCGAGGACGCCGACCGGTGGTGGCCGACCGGCGCGGACGAGTGGCTCCAGTCGGTCGCCGCGATTCCAATCGAGTACGGCGACGTTACCTACGGCGTCCTCGTACTGTTCGCCGATGAAGCCGACGCCTTCGACGACCGGGAACTGCTCGTCCTCGAGTCGCTCGCGGGAACGGTATCGACGGCGATGAACGCGATCGAAACCCGGCAGATGCTGACGACCGAAACAGTCGTCGAACTTCAGGTCGAGATCGAAGATCCCTCGCTGTTCGTGAAGGCACTCGCGAACGACCTCGAGGCTGCCGTGACCTACCGCGGCCTAACGTACGATCGGGATGGAACGGCACTCGTGTTTTTCTACGTCGATCGAACCGATAGTGTCGCCGATGCTGCAGTCAGTCTCGACGGTATCGAGTCGGCGACGGTGCTTTCGGAGTACGACGATGGGACGCTGCTCGAACTCTCGGTTTCGGACGACGTCGTCGTCGCTATCGCGGACCACGGTGGCGTCGTCCAGCGATTCGATGCGGAGCCGAACGGTCGCACCGTGGATGTGGCACTTCAGTTGCCAAACTCCCAGTCGACCCGTTCGATCTACGACCTCCTCGAGCAACGGTACGACCGGGTCGAACTGCTCAGCTACCACGAGTCCGACCAGCCGACGCGGACCCCGCGAGACGTCCTGGCGGAACTCGACTCGGAGCTAACCGATCGACAGCAGATGACGCTCCAGAAGGCCTTCTACGCAGGCTATTTCGAGTGGCCACGCACCGTTTCGGGCGAGGAACTGGCCGAATCGATGGGCGTCTCGCGGTCGACGTTCCACCAGCACCTCCGGACCGCCCAGGGGAAACTGCTCGCGGAACTGTTTGCCGCCGACCCTACTAGTGAGGGGTAG
- the msrB gene encoding peptide-methionine (R)-S-oxide reductase MsrB, translating into MDHEPAETDQDLPETDEEWREQLDDEEYRILREAGTEPPFSGEYVDHKDDGSYACAGCGAELFDSETKFDSGCGWPSFYDVDDDRIETRLDTSHGMRRTEILCAECDGHLGHVFEDGPEPTGKRYCINSAALEFDEE; encoded by the coding sequence ATGGACCACGAGCCAGCCGAGACCGATCAGGATCTCCCCGAAACCGACGAGGAGTGGCGGGAGCAACTCGACGACGAGGAGTACCGAATTCTCCGTGAGGCAGGCACCGAACCGCCCTTTAGCGGCGAGTACGTCGACCACAAGGACGACGGCAGCTACGCCTGTGCCGGCTGTGGTGCCGAACTGTTCGACTCCGAGACCAAGTTCGACTCCGGCTGTGGCTGGCCCAGTTTCTACGACGTCGACGACGACCGCATCGAGACGCGACTCGACACCAGCCACGGGATGCGCCGGACCGAGATCCTGTGTGCCGAGTGTGACGGTCACCTCGGCCACGTCTTCGAGGACGGCCCCGAACCGACCGGGAAACGCTACTGTATCAACAGCGCCGCCCTCGAGTTCGACGAGGAGTGA